ACGACCGACCCAGCGCCGCTGCGGACTTTGCTGCCGACGCGCCGACCGTCTATGGCGGCCGCGATCTCGTGCAGGGCGGCAGTTGGTTGCTCGCATCGAGCCGCCGCCGCATGGCTGCCGTGACCAACGTGCGATTCGGCGCCGAGCCCGAAACCGCGGCGCGCTCGCGTGGCTGGCTGGTCCGCGATTTCGTTCATGGCGAGATGCCGGCGATGGAATTCGCACGGGAACTGGCGGCGACCGCCCACACCTATGGCCGCTTCAACCTGCTGGTCTGGGACGGTGCTGCCCTGTGGTACGTCGGCAACCATCCCCAGTACGCCGCGGCGGCTGTCGCGCCCGGCCTGCATGCGATGTCCAACGGCGCCTTCGACGCGCCCTGGCCCAAGGCCACCTTGGCGACGCGCACGCTGCGCGAGTGGCTCGACGGCATCGGCCCCGGAGCGTTCCCGTCCCACTGCGATCCCGCGCGGGTCGAACCGCTGTTTGCCGGCCTGCGCGACACGCGTACCGCGCCGGACGCGGCATTGCCCGATACCGGCGTGGGCCTGCCGCTGGAGCGCCGGCTTTCGCCGGCCTTCATCGAGGATGCCCGTTACGGTACCCGCTGCAGCACCGTGGTACTCGCGGACCGGACATGCCTCTGGGTCCACGAACGCAGGTTCGATTCCGCCGCACGCGTGATCGGCACTTCGCACCAGAGGCTGGGGCCTGCAGAGCCGTAGCGCCGCCAGACAACTCGGTCGGCGAAAGGAATTGCAGCGACGCGCCAATCACGTTGCGAGGCTTCGCCCGTCTCTGCACCTGAGCCCATCACCTGCCAGGCATGCGCAGGAACGCTCGTGGCTCCGTGCGGCGCGGCGCGGCGTCCTCAGGGCGAACTGGCTTCGCAGCGCACCGGAGCGTCGTTCTCCAGCGCCTGCTCCCAGCCGTTGGGACTGCGCGTGGCCACGGTGTTGTTGATGCAGCTTTCGCTCTCGCCGGCCTGGCGCGCGGTCATCGGTCCCGACAGGCGCCGCGGCGCATCCACGCCTGACGGCGCTTCGACCGCGGCGATGACCGAGGGCGCCGGCGCGGCGGCAGGAAGGGCCGCATCGGGGTGCGGCGGCTCGGTCACCGGCGCTGCCGGCAACGCGGGTTCGGGCAGCACCGGCTGCGGCAGTGGTGCGGGCGGCGGCGTCGGCTCGGGCGCGGCCACGGCGGCAGGGGAAACTTCGGCCACCACCGCCACCGGCGCCTCGGCGAATCGCCCGCGCATCAGATGCCCGAGTGCATCTGCGACGAGGCTGCCGACCATGACCGCGAGTGCGATCGGCAGGAAGAAGGCCCACGGCGAGACGGCATCGCGGTCGTACTGCATCCCAGGACTCCACTGGCAAGAGAAAGCGGCAGGCAAGCCTGCCCGCCAGACGATGGCCGGCGCCTCGCGGTTTTGCAAGCGGCCGACGCAAGGCCGGGAACCGGCGCCGGTGCGCGTTGCGTCGCCTGCCGCCGCTGCCATCGCCACGCCGCCGGCAACCGGGCACAGGCCTGCCGTGGCCCATGCCCAAGCCCATCGGACGTGAACGTTCGGGGATGCGACCCGCGGCGGATGGACGCGCTCGACATGCCCACCGCCGCACGTGTCAGGGCCAGGGCCACCAGCCGCGACCGGTCATCGCATAACGGTCTGCCGCGCGCTCGAAACGGTTGCGAACGCTTACCCCACCGCACAGCAGGTACAGC
The genomic region above belongs to Luteimonas chenhongjianii and contains:
- a CDS encoding NRDE family protein, with the protein product MCLIAVAWNFRADLPLALIANRDEFHDRPSAAADFAADAPTVYGGRDLVQGGSWLLASSRRRMAAVTNVRFGAEPETAARSRGWLVRDFVHGEMPAMEFARELAATAHTYGRFNLLVWDGAALWYVGNHPQYAAAAVAPGLHAMSNGAFDAPWPKATLATRTLREWLDGIGPGAFPSHCDPARVEPLFAGLRDTRTAPDAALPDTGVGLPLERRLSPAFIEDARYGTRCSTVVLADRTCLWVHERRFDSAARVIGTSHQRLGPAEP